A genome region from Setaria italica strain Yugu1 chromosome III, Setaria_italica_v2.0, whole genome shotgun sequence includes the following:
- the LOC101762810 gene encoding mitochondrial-processing peptidase subunit alpha, whose translation MYRAAGSHLRSLKHHGATRLASTSVVKQSQGGLFGWLLGGKSSQLPPLDVPLPGITIPPPLPDFVEPSKTKITTLPNGVKIASETSASPAVSVGLYIDCGSIYETPASSGVSHLLERMAFKSTVNRSHLRLVREVEAIGGNVSASASREQMSYTYDALKSYTPEMVEVLIDSVRNPAFLDWEVKEQLQKIKSEIAEVSANPQGLLLEALHSAGYSGALAKPLMASESAVNRLDVSILEEFVAEHYTAPRMVLAASGVEHDTLVSVVEPLLSDLPSVKRPEEPKSVYVGGDYRCQADSPSTHIALAFEVPGGWNQEKTAMVVTVLQMLMGGGGSFSAGGPGKGMHSRLYLRILTNYQQIESFSAFNSVYNNSGLFGIYAVTSPDFSSKAVDLAAGELLEIATPGKVSQEQLDRAKEATKSAVLMNLESRSIASEDIGRQVLTYGERKPIEYFLKTVEEITLNDISSTAKKIMSSPLTMASWGDVIHVPSYESVSRKFHSK comes from the exons ATGTATCGGGCTGCGGGGAGCCACCTCCGCTCCCTCAAG CATCACGGTGCTACCAGGCTTGCTAGTACAAGTGTTGTGAAGCAGTCCCAAGGTGGCCTGTTTGGCTGGCTTCTTGGGGGAAAATCAAGCCAACTTCCCCCCCTTGATGTTCCGCTCCCAGGCATTACTATTCCCCCACCTCTACCGGACTTTGTAGAGCCATCTAAGACAAAAATCACTACTCTTCCAAATGGTGTCAAGATTGCCTCGGAGACGTCAGCG AGTCCAGCAGTATCAGTGGGTCTGTACATTGACTGTGGCTCCATTTATGAAACACCTGCTTCATCTGGAGTGTCGCATCTATTGGAGAGAATGGCCTTCAAGAGCACAGTGAATCGGAGTCACTTGCGGCTAGTTCGTGAGGTAGAAGCCATTGGAGGAAATGTCTCCGCTTCGGCTTCCCGTGAACAAATGAGCTATACCTATGATGCATTGAAGAGCTATACACCAGAAATGGTTGAAGTTCTCATTGACAGTGTGAGGAATCCAGCGTTTTTGGATTGGGAGGTCAAAGAGCAG CTCCAGAAGATAAAATCTGAAATAGCTGAAGTGTCTGCTAATCCTCAAGGCCTACTACTGGAGGCGCTTCATTCAGCTGGATATTCTGGGGCGCTAGCAAAACCTTTGATGGCTTCTGAATCCGCTGTGAACCGATTGGATGTTAGCATCTTGGAGGAATTTGTTGCT GAACATTACACGGCACCCAGGATGGTTCTTGCAGCATCAGGAGTTGAGCATGATACTTTGGTTTCAGTTGTAGAACCACTTCTATCTGACCTTCCCAGTGTGAAACGTCCTGAAGAGCCAAAATCAGTGTACGTGGGAGGGGACTATCGTTGCCAAGCAGATTCTCCA AGCACACACATTGCACTTGCTTTTGAGGTGCCAGGTGGCTGGAATCAAGAGAAAACTGCAATGGTTGTGACAGTGCTTCAG ATGCTcatgggaggaggagggtcCTTCTCTGCTGGTGGGCCTGGAAAGGGAATGCATTCTCGATTGT ATCTCCGTATCTTGACCAACTACCAACAGATCGAATCATTCTCTGCTTTCAACAGTGTCTACAACAATTCGGGTCTTTTTGGAATTTATGCAGTCACT AGCCCAGACTTCTCATCAAAGGCTGTGGATTTGGCAGCCGGGGAACTCCTTGAGATTGCAACTCCTGGAAAAG TTTCACAAGAACAGCTTGATCGTGCTAAAGAGGCAACCAAATCTGCAGTACTGATGAACTTGGAATCAAGG TCTATAGCATCTGAAGATATTGGAAGACAGGTTCTGACTTATGGGGAAAG GAAACCCATTGAATATTTCCTGAAAACTGTTGAGGAGATCACTTTGAACGACATCTCGTCAACTGCAAAGAAGATAATGTCCTCACCGCTTACAATGGCATCATGGGGCGATG TTATTCATGTTCCAAGCTACGAGTCTGTCAGCCgaaagtttcactcaaagtga
- the LOC101763217 gene encoding putative leucine-rich repeat receptor-like protein kinase At2g19210, which translates to MKKKHSKPGTMVAKPWLLLTCLAAAATAGVLQARAQPDSIGFISIDCGLPGTAGYVDDTTKLSTVPDAGFTDTGSNHNISAEYITQVPSRRYHNVRSFPDGARNCYTLRSLVAGFKYLVRAAFIYGNYDGLGQLPIFDLYIGVNFWGMVNVSSPDGYEVMEAIVVVPDDFVQVCLVNTGTGTPFISLLDLRPLKNSLYPQANAMQGLVLLGRTNFGPGTDGVRYPDDPHDRVWYPWIDAATYDVISTTEKVRNIDNDLFEAPSKVMQTAITPRNATRGIYFYWDSKPQPKDPTPQYTAVMHFSELQLLPNNSVREFSIHINGELWSPGGITPDYLRSNAAYSDVPLPAGSARYNVTINATANSTLPPFINGVEVFSIISTTNAGTYSQDVSAITAIKTKYRVQKNWRGDPCGPKSFAWDGLTCSYGVSIPPKITGVNISFSGLDGDISSSFANFKAIRYLNLSYNNLTGSIPDVISQLPSLTVLDLTGNQLSGSIPSGLLKRVEEGSLNLQYGNNPNLCTDAESCKPPKGKSKHAVYIAVPVVLIVVIGLLAALFFCFMRRKRQGSTTNTVKPQNETPATHPQSSLQLENRQFTYRELEVITNKFERVLGQGGFGKVYSGSLADGTPVAVKLRSQTSNQGVKEFLAEAQILTRIHHKNLVSMIGYCKDGHHMGLVYEYMSEGTLHEQIAGNGSSRRCLTWTQRLRIALESAQGLEYLHRGCNPPLIHRDVKATNILLNEKLEAKIADFGLSKTFNHDSGMQVSTYSLVGTHGYLDPEYYATQKPTTKSDVYSFGVVLLELVTGKPAIVRDPEPTNIIDWARRRLARGNIEGVVDARMHGNYDVNSVWKVTDIALKCTMQASSQRPSMTEVVGQLHECLQLEEVHTGDAATGSFYTGTSRDPNSGYNAYAADGAQSIGAHQSSTTAFEMEHDIGRELRMDTGPVAR; encoded by the exons ATGAAGAAGAAGCATTCAAAGCCAGGAACAATGGTAGCAAAACCGTGGCTGCTGCTTACCTgtctcgccgccgctgccaccgccggagTACTCCAAGCTCGAGCGCAGCCCGACAGCATAG GTTTCATCAGCATAGACTGTGGCCTCCCGGGGACGGCGGGCTACGTGGACGACACCACCAAGCTGTCGACCGTCCCGGACGCCGGCTTCACGGACACCGGCTCCAACCACAACATCTCCGCCGAGTACATCACGCAGGTGCCCTCCAGGCGCTACCACAACGTGCGCAGCTTCCCCGACGGGGCTCGGAACTGCTACACGCTCCGCTCCCTCGTCGCCGGGTTCAAGTACCTCGTCCGCGCCGCGTTCATATACGGCAACTACGACGGCCTCGGCCAGCTGCCCATCTTCGACCTCTACATCGGCGTCAACTTCTGGGGCATGGTGAACGTCTCGAGCCCAGATGGTTATGAGGTCATGGAGGCCATCGTCGTCGTGCCCGACGACTTCGTTCAGGTTTGCTTGGTGAACACCGGCACCGGGACGCCGTTCATCTCGTTGCTGGACCTGAGGCCTCTCAAGAACTCGCTCTACCCTCAAGCAAACGCGATGCAGGGCTTGGTTCTTCTCGGCAGGACCAACTTTGGCCCTGGTACAGACGGCGTCAG GTACCCCGACGATCCACACGACAGAGTATGGTACCCTTGGATCGACGCCGCCACCTACGACGTGATATCAACGACGGAGAAGGTGCGAAACATAGACAACGATCTCTTCGAGGCGCCGTCGAAGGTGATGCAGACGGCGATCACGCCTCGCAACGCCACCAGGGGCATCTACTTCTACTGGGACAGCAAGCCGCAGCCCAAGGACCCGACGCCACAATACACCGCCGTCATGCACTTCTCCGAGCTGCAGCTCCTCCCCAACAACTCCGTGCGCGAGTTCTCCATCCACATCAACGGCGAGCTGTGGTCCCCGGGCGGCATCACGCCGGACTACCTCCGCAGCAACGCCGCCTACAGTGATGTTCCCTTGCCGGCGGGCTCCGCCCGGTACAACGTCACCATCAACGCCACGGCCAACTCAACGCTGCCGCCTTTCATCAACGGCGTCGAGGTTTTCTCCATCATCTCGACCACCAACGCTGGCACATACTCCCAGGACG TATCTGCCATCACGGCGATCAAGACGAAGTACCGCGTTCAGAAGAACTGGAGGGGTGACCCGTGTGGTCCCAAGTCTTTTGCGTGGGACGGATTGACTTGCAGCTATGGTGTATCCATTCCTCCAAAAATCACCGGCGT GAACATATCATTCAGTGGTTTGGACGGTGATATATCGTCTTCATTCGCAAATTTCAAGGCCATTCGATATTT GAATCTATCATATAACAACTTGACAGGCTCAATTCCTGATGTCATTTCACAGCTACCTTCACTAACAGTTCT AGATTTGACAGGCAACCAGCTCAGCGGATCAATCCCTTCTGGACTTCTCAAAAGAGTTGAAGAAGGCTCCCTAAATCTACA ATATGGTAATAACCCAAACCTTTGCACCGACGCCGAGTCATGTAAGCCGCCAAAGGGGAAGAGCAAGCATGCCGTCTACATTGCAGTCCCTGTAGTTCTGATTGTGGTTATAGGACTACTGGCGGCATTATTCTTTTGCTTCATGAGACGGAAAAGGCAAG GATCAACTACCAACACTGTGAAGCCTCAGAACGAGACGCCGGCGACGCACCCGCAGAGCTCGCTGCAGCTTGAGAACCGTCAATTCACGTACAGGGAATTAGAGGTCATAACGAACAAGTTCGAGCGTGTGCTCGGACAAGGAGGGTTCGGAAAAGTCTACAGTGGCTCTTTGGCGGATGGTACTCCGGTGGCGGTCAAGCTGCGGTCTCAGACTTCTAATCAGGGTGTCAAGGAGTTCCTCGCAGAG GCACAGATCTTAACACGGATTCATCACAAGAATCTCGTGTCCATGATTGGCTACTGCAAGGACGGGCACCACATGGGACTTGTCTACGAGTACATGTCAGAGGGCACCCTGCATGAGCAGATTGCAG GAAACGGCAGTAGTAGAAGATGCTTAACCTGGACGCAGAGGCTTCGAATCGCACTCGAATCAGCACAAG GGCTGGAGTATTTGCACAGGGGGTGCAATCCACCTCTCATTCACAGGGATGTGAAGGCGACCAACATCCTGCTAAATGAAAAACTAGAGGCCAAAATTGCTGACTTTGGATTGTCGAAAACTTTTAATCACGACAGTGGCATGCAAGTCTCCACATACTCACTTGTCGGTACACACGGATACCTTGATCCAGA ATACTATGCAACACAAAAGCCGACAACAAAGAGCGACGTATACAGCTTTGGCGTTGTGCTTCTAGAGCTGGTCACAGGAAAACCGGCCATCGTGCGTGACCCAGAGCCCACCAACATAATCGATTGGGCGCGCCGGCGCCTGGCACGCGGCAACATTGAGGGCGTCGTGGACGCACGCATGCATGGCAACTACGACGTCAATAGCGTGTGGAAGGTCACGGACATCGCGCTCAAGTGCACCATGCAGGCGTCCTCGCAGCGGCCTTCCATGACCGAAGTGGTAGGGCAGCTGCATGAGTGCCTTCAGCTGGAGGAGGTGCACACCGGCGATGCCGCAACCGGAAGCTTCTACACCGGCACCAGCCGCGACCCGAACTCAGGTTACAACGCGTACGCCGCTGACGGCGCCCAGTCCATTGGCGCGCACCAGAGCAGCACCACCGCATTTGAGATGGAACATGATATTGGGAGGGAGCTAAGAATGGACACAGGTCCTGTCGCACGATGA
- the LOC101756337 gene encoding putative leucine-rich repeat receptor-like protein kinase At2g19210, which produces MTERMVATSWLLLIGLAAAAIAGVLQARAQPDNIGFISIDCGLPGTANSVDDATKLSYAPDAAFTDAGSNQNISVEYVTSTLAKRYLNVRSFPDGARNCYTLRSLVAGLKYLLRAEFRYGNYDGLNRPPIFDLYAGVNFWSRVNVSSPETVHRLEAIVVVPDEYVHVCLVNTGSGTPFISVLELRPLKSSLYPQANATQGLVLFARINFGHTNATDIVRYPDDPRDRLWLPLFDATLWDVMSTTDRVQNLNNDKFEAPSKVMQTAIIPRNASNNITFFWGSTPQPRDPTPGYIVIMHFSELHLLTGNAVREFFLETNDVVWRSSLGFRPDYLLSDAFYTTAPLPAAARYTVNINATANSTLPPFINAVEVYSVISTANAATDSSDVSAITAIKAKYRVKKNWAGDPCGPKTFAWDGLTCSYGISSHSRITGVNISFSGLDGDISSSFANLKAVQYLDLSHNNLTGSIPDALSQLPSLTVLDFTSNQLSGSIPIGLLKRIQDGSLTLRYGNNPNLCTNADSCKPPKGKSKLSIYIAVPVVLVLVIVSGVALFFLFMRRKKQGSTSTKNTVRPQNEPPMSYAPAPLPPGDVHEQSSLHLENRRFTYKELEMITNNFQHVLGRGGFGKVYNGFLEDGTQVAVKLRSQSSNQGVKEFLSEAQILTRIHHKNLVSMIGYCKDGQYMALVYEYMSEGTLRQQIAGNGRHGKRLTWRQRLRISLDSAQGLEYLHKGCNPPLIHRDVKATNILLNAKLEAKIADFGLSKVFNHDDETRISMNTLVGTPGYVDPEYQATVQPTTKSDVYSFGVVLLELVTGRQAILSDPDPTSIIQWVRRRLARGNIEDVVDTRMHGEYDVNSVWKVADIALKCTMQAPVQRPTMTDVVAQLQECLELEEGHRTGGGRRGSFYTGSNSDFDLGYNAYTTDSQSTDVSQTSIAFEMDHNFGKTSRMGGGPVAR; this is translated from the exons GTTTCATCAGCATAGACTGTGGCCTGCCGGGGACGGCGAACTCCGTGGACGACGCCACCAAGCTGTCGTACGCCCCGGACGCCGCCTTCACCGACGCTGGTTCGAACCAGAACATCTCGGTCGAGTACGTCACGTCGACTCTCGCCAAGCGCTACCTCAACGTGCGCAGCTTCCCCGACGGCGCGCGCAACTGCTACACGCTCCGCTCCCTCGTGGCGGGGCTCAAGTACCTCCTCCGCGCCGAGTTCAGGTACGGCAACTACGACGGCCTCAACAGGCCGCCCATCTTCGACCTCTACGCCGGCGTCAACTTCTGGAGCAGGGTGAACGTCTCGAGCCCGGAAACCGTGCACAGGCTGGAGGCCATCGTCGTCGTGCCGGACGAGTACGTGCACGTTTGCCTGGTGAACACCGGTTCAGGAACGCCGTTCATCTCCGTGCTGGAGCTGAGGCCGCTCAAGAGCTCGCTCTACCCGCAAGCGAACGCGACGCAGGGCCTGGTCTTGTTCGCGAGGATCAACTTCGGGCACACCAATGCTACTGACATTGTCAG GTATCCTGATGATCCGCGGGACAGGTTATGGCTCCCTTTGTTCGACGCCACCCTCTGGGACGTGATGTCGACGACGGACAGGGTGCAGAACCTGAACAACGACAAATTCGAGGCGCCGTCCAAGGTGATGCAGACAGCGATCATCCCGCGCAACGCATCCAACAACATCACGTTCTTCTGGGGCTCCACGCCGCAGCCCAGGGACCCGACGCCGGGGTACATCGTCATCATGCACTTCTCCGAGCTCCATCTCCTGACCGGGAACGCCGTGCGCGAGTTCTTCCTCGAGACCAACGACGTGGTCTGGAGGTCCTCGCTTGGTTTCAGGCCAGACTACCTTTTGTCTGACGCCTTCTACACCACAGCTCCCTTGCCAGCCGCCGCTCGGTACACCGTCAACATCAACGCCACCGCCAACTCGACGCTCCCGCCTTTCATCAACGCCGTCGAGGTTTACTCCGTCATCTCCACCGCCAACGCCGCAACGGACTCCTCGGACG TATCTGCCATCACGGCCATCAAGGCCAAGTATCGGGTGAAGAAGAACTGGGCGGGTGACCCGTGTGGTCCGAAGACTTTCGCCTGGGATGGGTTGACTTGCAGTTATGGCATATCCAGTCATTCGAGAATCACCGGCGT aaatatatccTTTAGCGGCCTGGATGGCGATATATCATCTTCTTtcgcaaatctcaaggccgtcCAATATTT GGATCTGTCACATAACAACTTGACCGGCTCAATTCCGGACGCGCTTTCACAATTACCATCACTAACAGTTCT AGATTTCACAAGCAACCAGCTGAGTGGATCAATTCCCATTGGACTTCTCAAAAGAATTCAAGATGGCTCCCTAACTCTACG ATATGGCAATAACCCAAACCTTTGCACCAACGCCGATTCATGTAAGCCGCCAAAGGGGAAGAGCAAACTTTCCATCTACATTGCTGTCCCTGTAGTTCTGGTTCTGGTGATAGTATCAGGGGTAGCACTATTCTTTCTCTTCATGAGACGAAAAAAGCAAG GATCTACGTCGACGAAAAACACCGTGAGGCCTCAAAACGAACCACCGATGAGCTATGCACCAGCACCACTGCCACCAGGTGATGTGCACGAGCAGAGCTCGTTGCACCTTGAGAACCGCAGGTTCACGTACAAGGAGCTGGAGATGATCACAAATAACTTCCAGCACGTGCTTGGTCGAGGAGGGTTCGGGAAAGTTTATAATGGCTTCTTGGAGGATGGCACTCAAGTGGCCGTCAAGCTGCGTTCTCAGTCTTCTAACCAGGGTGTCAAAGAGTTTCTCTCGGAG GCTCAGATCTTAACACGGATTCATCACAAGAACCTCGTTTCCATGATCGGTTACTGCAAGGATGGGCAGTACATGGCACTTGTATACGAGTACATGTCAGAAGGCACCCTACGACAGCAGATTGCAG GAAATGGCCGCCACGGAAAACGCTTAACCTGGAGGCAGAGGCTTCGAATTTCACTGGACTCAGCTCAAG GGTTGGAGTATCTTCACAAGGGGTGCAACCCACCTCTCATTCATAGGGACGTGAAGGCAACTAACATTCTATTGAATGCGAAACTGGAGGCCAAGATTGCTGACTTCGGCTTGTCCAAGGTTTTCAATCATGACGATGAAACTCGGATATCCATGAACACTCTCGTTGGTACACCCGGATACGTCGATCCAGA GTACCAGGCAACTGTGCAACCAACAACCAAGAGTGATGTTTACAGCTTTGGTGTTGTGCTGTTGGAGCTGGTCACAGGCAGGCAGGCCATCTTGTCCGACCCGGATCCTACCAGCATCATCCAATGGGTGCGGCGTCGCTTGGCACGAGGCAACATTGAGGACGTTGTTGACACGCGAATGCATGGAGAGTATGATGTCAATAGTGTGTGGAAGGTCGCTGATATTGCACTCAAGTGCACCATGCAAGCACCAGTGCAACGACCTACAATGACCGACGTGGTGGCGCAATTGCAGGAATGCCTCGAGCTCGAGGAGGGGCACCGCACTGGAGGTGGTAGAAGGGGCAGCTTCTATACCGGCAGCAACAGTGACTTCGACTTGGGCTATAATGCGTACACTACTGATAGCCAGTCAACTGACGTGAGCCAGACCAGCATCGCATTTGAGATGGATCATAACTTTGGGAAGACGTCAAGAATGGGTGGAGGTCCTGTTGCACGATAA